Proteins encoded by one window of Tunturibacter psychrotolerans:
- a CDS encoding efflux RND transporter permease subunit translates to MHFSAPFIRRPVATFLLSLAVILAGAVAYTLLPVASLPQVEFPVISVGASLPGADPETMASSVATPLERQFSKIAGVNEMTSSSSTGTASIVLQFDLTRDVNGAARDVQAAINAARSQLPANLPSNPGYYKVNPADSPIMILALTSDTMNIPQLYDACDSILAQKIAQIPGVGQTFCGGSSKPSVRIEANPLQLAHYGVGLEAVRAAIGTVNVNQPKGYLQDDTRRWSVSATDQLFGAAAYAPLIVATDRGPVSSAAASSGLPASVASALTSNPQAVNGGAGSTTTNTATTAASIGTSSPVAAPTASASTGMTAGPATAHGIVRIEDVAKVVDSVEDVHGTGVFNGKPAILVIVFKTSTANVIETVDNVKKMLPLLEASIPPAISVHVALDRTTTIRASVKDVTRTLVISILLVILVVFLFLREVRSTLIPTVAVPLSLLGTFAVMYLLGYTLDNLSLMALTISTGFVVDDAIVVIENISRHLEAGMSPYQAAMLGSKEIGFTVVSMSTSLIAVFIPILLMGGIVGRLFREFAVTLSVAIMVSLVVSLTTTPMLSAKFLEAHNRRKHGWFYRSGERALEWLAAEYELGLRWVLKHQKLVLTITVLTFVLNVYLYILVPKGFFPEQDAGRIGGQVQGQQDVSFPELKKKVLALAAIAGKDPGVQDVTAFAGGRGNVNSGFMFMALKPDAERKKTGDTAQVIVDRLRPQMTSVPGAVMYLQAFQDLRIGGRNTATEYQYTLTADNLKELNEWGPKLEAAMDQLPQIKDVATDEQQEGLRGQLVIDRATASRLGVSPLTIDSTLSDAFAQAQVSTTYMPLNQYHVVLEVPPEFQEDPDALKNIYVKSTTGAMVPLSAMTHFETQRIPLAVNHQSQSPATTLSFNLAPGASLSEATQAIQQARVDIGMPSAIHGGFAGSAQAFKDSLKSEPWLILLALVAVYLVLGILYESFIHPLTILSTLPSAGVGAIVALLLFKVDLSVIAMIGIILLIGIVKKNAIMMIDFALLAERQHGKTPQEAIFEACMLRFRPIMMTTMAAMLGGLPLALGRGAGSETRRPLGITIVGGLIVSQALTLFTTPVVYLFFDRVRGRFARMGRRRRAGRRVAEVVVAGD, encoded by the coding sequence ATGCATTTTTCAGCACCATTTATTCGGCGGCCTGTAGCAACATTTCTGTTGTCGCTGGCGGTGATTCTGGCAGGTGCAGTGGCTTACACGCTGCTGCCGGTGGCCAGTCTGCCGCAGGTGGAGTTCCCGGTGATCTCGGTGGGTGCGAGTTTGCCGGGCGCCGATCCAGAGACGATGGCTTCGTCGGTGGCGACGCCGCTGGAGCGGCAGTTCTCGAAGATCGCGGGTGTCAATGAGATGACGTCGTCGTCTTCTACCGGCACGGCCTCTATTGTGCTGCAGTTTGATCTGACGCGTGATGTGAATGGTGCGGCGCGTGACGTGCAGGCGGCGATCAATGCGGCGCGGAGTCAGTTGCCAGCGAACCTGCCGAGTAATCCGGGGTACTATAAGGTGAATCCTGCGGACTCGCCGATTATGATTCTGGCGCTCACCTCGGACACGATGAATATTCCGCAGTTGTACGATGCGTGCGACAGCATTCTTGCGCAGAAGATCGCACAGATACCGGGTGTGGGACAGACCTTTTGCGGAGGCAGCTCGAAGCCTTCGGTACGAATCGAAGCGAATCCGTTGCAACTGGCACACTACGGCGTGGGGTTGGAAGCGGTACGGGCGGCGATCGGCACAGTGAATGTGAATCAGCCGAAGGGGTATCTGCAGGACGACACGCGGCGGTGGAGTGTTAGTGCGACGGATCAGTTATTTGGTGCGGCTGCGTATGCTCCGTTGATTGTTGCAACGGACAGGGGGCCGGTGAGTTCGGCTGCAGCAAGCTCAGGGCTGCCTGCTTCCGTGGCAAGCGCGTTGACGAGCAATCCGCAGGCTGTGAATGGGGGAGCGGGTTCGACGACTACTAACACCGCGACCACCGCCGCTTCGATAGGTACGAGCAGTCCGGTTGCGGCTCCGACGGCGAGTGCGTCGACGGGAATGACGGCGGGGCCGGCCACTGCGCATGGCATCGTCCGGATCGAGGACGTCGCGAAGGTAGTGGATAGCGTTGAGGACGTCCATGGCACCGGAGTGTTCAACGGCAAGCCTGCAATTCTGGTGATTGTGTTCAAGACCTCGACGGCGAATGTGATCGAGACCGTGGATAACGTGAAGAAGATGCTGCCGCTGCTGGAGGCGTCGATTCCGCCGGCGATTTCGGTGCATGTTGCGTTGGACCGCACGACTACGATTCGCGCGTCTGTGAAGGATGTGACGCGGACGCTGGTGATCTCGATTTTGCTGGTGATCCTGGTGGTGTTTCTGTTCCTGCGTGAAGTGCGTTCGACTTTGATTCCGACGGTCGCGGTGCCTTTGAGTCTGCTGGGAACGTTCGCGGTGATGTATCTGCTGGGATATACGCTGGACAATCTTTCGCTGATGGCGCTGACGATCTCGACGGGGTTTGTAGTCGATGACGCGATTGTGGTGATCGAGAATATCAGCCGTCATCTTGAAGCTGGAATGTCACCGTACCAAGCCGCGATGTTGGGGTCGAAGGAGATCGGGTTTACGGTGGTGTCGATGAGCACATCGCTGATTGCAGTGTTCATTCCGATTCTGCTGATGGGTGGGATTGTGGGGAGGTTGTTTCGCGAGTTTGCTGTGACGCTGTCGGTGGCGATTATGGTGTCGCTGGTGGTGTCACTGACGACTACGCCGATGTTGAGCGCGAAGTTTCTTGAGGCGCACAACAGGCGGAAGCATGGATGGTTTTATCGCTCGGGAGAGCGGGCGCTGGAGTGGCTGGCTGCGGAGTATGAGCTGGGACTTCGGTGGGTGCTGAAGCATCAGAAGCTGGTGCTGACGATTACTGTGCTGACGTTTGTGCTCAACGTCTATCTCTACATTCTGGTGCCGAAGGGATTCTTTCCTGAGCAGGACGCGGGGCGAATTGGCGGACAGGTGCAGGGCCAGCAGGATGTTTCGTTTCCTGAGTTGAAGAAGAAAGTGCTGGCGCTGGCGGCGATTGCGGGGAAAGATCCGGGAGTGCAGGATGTGACGGCGTTTGCCGGCGGGCGCGGAAACGTCAATTCTGGCTTTATGTTTATGGCGCTGAAGCCGGATGCGGAGCGGAAGAAGACGGGTGACACGGCGCAGGTGATCGTGGACCGGCTGCGACCGCAGATGACCAGCGTTCCGGGCGCGGTTATGTATCTGCAGGCATTTCAGGATCTGAGGATCGGTGGGCGGAACACGGCGACGGAGTATCAGTACACGCTGACGGCAGACAACCTGAAGGAGTTGAACGAGTGGGGGCCGAAGCTGGAGGCTGCGATGGACCAGCTACCTCAGATCAAAGACGTTGCGACGGACGAGCAGCAGGAGGGGTTGCGCGGGCAGCTCGTGATCGACCGGGCTACGGCGAGCCGTCTGGGAGTTTCGCCGCTGACGATTGATTCAACGCTGTCGGATGCGTTTGCGCAGGCGCAGGTTTCGACGACGTACATGCCGCTGAATCAGTACCACGTGGTGTTGGAGGTTCCGCCGGAGTTTCAGGAAGATCCTGATGCGCTGAAGAATATCTATGTGAAGAGTACGACGGGAGCGATGGTGCCGCTGTCGGCGATGACTCACTTTGAAACGCAGAGAATTCCACTGGCGGTGAATCACCAGTCGCAGTCGCCGGCTACGACGTTGTCGTTCAATCTGGCGCCCGGGGCTTCGCTGAGTGAGGCGACGCAGGCGATTCAGCAGGCGCGGGTGGATATCGGAATGCCTTCGGCGATCCATGGTGGGTTTGCGGGATCGGCGCAGGCTTTCAAGGATTCGCTGAAGAGCGAGCCATGGCTGATTTTGCTGGCGCTGGTGGCGGTTTATCTTGTGCTCGGGATTTTGTATGAGAGCTTTATTCATCCGTTGACGATTCTGTCGACGCTGCCTTCGGCTGGCGTGGGTGCGATTGTGGCGCTGCTGCTGTTCAAGGTGGATCTGAGCGTGATCGCCATGATCGGGATCATTCTGCTGATCGGGATTGTGAAGAAGAACGCGATTATGATGATCGACTTCGCGCTGTTGGCGGAGCGGCAACATGGGAAGACGCCGCAGGAAGCGATCTTTGAGGCTTGCATGCTGCGGTTTCGGCCAATCATGATGACGACCATGGCGGCGATGCTGGGTGGGCTCCCGCTGGCGCTGGGACGCGGAGCTGGAAGTGAGACGCGGCGACCACTGGGAATCACGATTGTGGGCGGTCTGATTGTGTCGCAGGCGCTGACGCTGTTTACTACGCCAGTGGTTTATCTGTTCTTTGATCGGGTGAGGGGCAGGTTCGCGCGGATGGGGCGGAGACGACGGGCCGGGCGGCGTGTGGCAGAGGTTGTGGTGGCTGGAGATTAA
- a CDS encoding multidrug efflux RND transporter permease subunit yields the protein MSPSKPFILRPVATSLLMVAILLAGFVAYEQLPVSALPQVDYPTIQVQTFYPGASPEVMASSVTAPLERQFGQIPGLSQMTSSSSGGGSVITLQFELSESIDIAQQDVQAAINAAFTYLPKDLPNPPVYSKVNPADAPIMTLALTSDTLPLSKVEDLADTVIAQKISQLSGVGLVSINGGQKPAVRIQANPTALANYGLSLEDIRAAIGTTNVDQAKGNLNGPSQTYTIGANDQLPSSTAYNNVIVAYRNGSPVRLSDVANAVDSAENLFQAAWMGTAAQASVGGQPAREAVLKPAVIVNIQRQPGANIIGVVDEVQKILPQLRSTMPATVTLQVLTDRTNTIRASVKDVQFSLVLTIGLVVMVIFLFLRSIAATIIPSVAVPLSIVGTFGVMYLLGYSLNNLSLMALTISTGFVVDDAIVMIENIARYLEQGDSPLEAALKGSEQIGFTIVSLTVSLIAVLIPLLFMGDIVGRLFREFAVTLAVTILVSALVSLTLTPMMSAKLLKHTPESEQSRFYKKSEEFFDYVIAKYAVGVRFVLRHQVMTLLVTLATFGLTVYLFLIVPKGFFPVQDTGVLLGITEAPQTVSFNAMSSRQQALARIILQDKDVESVSSFIGIDGTNSTLNSGRIQINLKDREQRSSTALEVIQRLEPKVATVDGIQCFLQPLQDLTVEDRVSRTQYQYSLEDANVDELAMWTDRMVSRLKQIPILSDVASDEQLSGLEAQLVIDRDTASRLGITPQNIDDTLDDAFAQRQVSTIFTQQNQYHVVLEVAPKYQRNPAALGNIYVKSSNGTQVPLSAFTHFEEKETPLVINHQGQFPAVTISFNLAPGKSIGDAVDAVNKVKAELNMPPSVKGEFQGSARAFEASIANEPLLILAALIVVYIVLGVLYESYIHPITILSTLPSAGVGAILALLLFHVDLSVIALIGIILLIGIVKKNAIMMIDFALEAEREQGMTPTEAIYQACLLRFRPIMMTTMAALLGGLPLALGTGTGSELRRPLGITIVGGLIVSQVLTLFTTPVVYLFFDRIARRYRKAQKDVELHAMSAD from the coding sequence GTGAGTCCTTCGAAGCCATTTATTTTGAGGCCAGTGGCCACCTCGCTGTTGATGGTGGCCATTTTGCTTGCGGGGTTTGTCGCGTATGAGCAGCTGCCGGTGTCGGCGCTGCCGCAGGTGGACTATCCGACGATTCAAGTGCAGACGTTTTATCCGGGGGCGAGCCCGGAGGTGATGGCGTCGTCGGTGACGGCGCCGCTGGAGCGGCAGTTTGGGCAGATCCCGGGGCTAAGCCAGATGACTTCGTCGAGTTCGGGCGGGGGCAGCGTGATTACGCTGCAATTCGAGTTGTCGGAGTCGATTGATATAGCGCAGCAGGATGTGCAGGCTGCGATCAATGCTGCGTTTACGTATCTGCCGAAGGACCTGCCGAATCCTCCGGTTTACAGCAAGGTGAACCCGGCGGATGCGCCGATTATGACACTGGCGCTGACCAGCGATACGCTTCCGCTTTCGAAGGTGGAAGACCTGGCGGATACGGTGATTGCGCAGAAGATCTCGCAGCTTTCGGGCGTGGGGTTGGTGTCGATCAACGGTGGGCAGAAGCCTGCGGTGCGGATTCAGGCAAATCCGACGGCGCTGGCGAACTATGGGCTGAGCCTCGAAGATATTCGCGCTGCGATAGGCACGACTAATGTGGACCAGGCTAAGGGCAATCTCAATGGGCCGAGCCAGACTTATACGATTGGCGCGAACGATCAGCTGCCTTCGAGCACGGCTTACAACAATGTGATTGTTGCGTACCGGAATGGTTCGCCAGTGCGACTGTCGGATGTGGCGAATGCGGTCGATAGTGCGGAGAACCTGTTCCAGGCAGCGTGGATGGGGACTGCGGCGCAGGCTTCGGTGGGGGGACAACCGGCGCGTGAGGCGGTGTTGAAGCCGGCAGTGATTGTGAACATCCAGCGGCAGCCGGGGGCGAACATCATCGGCGTTGTGGATGAGGTGCAGAAAATTCTGCCACAGCTGCGGTCGACGATGCCGGCGACGGTGACGCTGCAGGTGCTGACGGACCGGACGAATACCATTCGGGCTTCCGTGAAGGACGTGCAGTTTTCGCTGGTGCTGACCATTGGGCTGGTCGTGATGGTGATCTTCCTGTTCCTGCGGTCGATTGCAGCGACGATTATTCCTTCGGTAGCGGTGCCGTTGTCGATTGTGGGGACGTTTGGGGTGATGTACCTGCTTGGGTATAGCCTCAACAATCTTTCGTTGATGGCGTTGACGATCTCGACGGGGTTTGTGGTCGATGACGCGATTGTGATGATTGAGAACATCGCGCGTTACCTCGAACAGGGGGATTCGCCGCTTGAAGCCGCACTGAAGGGCTCGGAGCAGATTGGGTTCACGATTGTTTCGCTGACGGTGAGCCTGATTGCGGTGCTGATTCCGCTGCTGTTTATGGGCGACATTGTGGGCCGGTTGTTCCGCGAATTTGCTGTAACACTGGCGGTTACAATTCTGGTTTCGGCGCTGGTGTCGTTGACGTTGACTCCGATGATGTCGGCGAAGCTATTGAAGCATACGCCGGAGAGTGAGCAGAGCAGGTTCTATAAGAAGAGCGAAGAGTTCTTCGACTATGTGATTGCCAAGTATGCCGTTGGTGTGCGGTTTGTTCTACGGCACCAGGTGATGACGCTGCTGGTGACACTTGCTACGTTTGGACTGACCGTTTATTTGTTTTTGATTGTGCCGAAGGGGTTCTTCCCGGTGCAGGATACAGGCGTGCTCCTTGGAATCACTGAGGCTCCGCAGACTGTCAGTTTCAATGCGATGAGCTCGCGGCAGCAGGCGTTGGCGAGAATCATTCTTCAGGACAAGGATGTAGAGAGCGTTTCGTCGTTCATCGGAATCGATGGGACGAACTCTACGTTGAATAGCGGACGCATTCAGATCAACCTGAAGGATCGTGAGCAGAGGAGCTCGACGGCGCTGGAGGTGATTCAACGGTTGGAGCCGAAGGTTGCGACGGTGGATGGGATTCAGTGCTTTCTGCAACCGCTTCAGGACCTGACGGTGGAAGATCGCGTTAGCCGTACGCAGTACCAGTATTCGCTGGAAGATGCGAACGTCGACGAGCTGGCGATGTGGACCGACAGAATGGTCAGCAGGCTGAAGCAGATTCCGATTCTCAGTGACGTTGCCAGTGATGAGCAGTTGAGTGGACTGGAGGCGCAGCTGGTGATCGATCGGGATACTGCGTCGCGGCTGGGGATTACGCCGCAGAACATCGACGACACGCTGGATGATGCATTTGCACAGCGGCAGGTTTCGACGATCTTCACGCAACAGAATCAGTATCACGTGGTGTTGGAGGTGGCTCCGAAGTATCAGCGGAATCCGGCAGCGCTCGGCAACATTTACGTGAAGAGCTCGAATGGGACGCAGGTTCCTTTGTCCGCGTTTACTCATTTTGAAGAGAAAGAGACCCCGCTGGTGATCAACCACCAGGGTCAGTTCCCTGCTGTGACGATTTCGTTCAACCTGGCGCCGGGCAAGTCGATTGGCGACGCTGTGGATGCGGTGAACAAGGTCAAGGCGGAGTTGAATATGCCGCCGAGTGTGAAGGGCGAGTTCCAGGGATCGGCGAGGGCGTTCGAGGCTTCGATTGCGAATGAGCCGCTGCTGATTCTGGCGGCACTGATCGTGGTTTATATCGTGCTGGGTGTGTTGTACGAGAGTTACATTCATCCGATCACGATCTTGTCGACGCTGCCTTCGGCGGGCGTGGGCGCAATCCTGGCGTTGCTTCTGTTTCACGTGGATTTGAGCGTGATTGCGCTGATCGGAATTATTTTGTTGATCGGCATTGTGAAGAAGAACGCGATTATGATGATCGACTTTGCGCTGGAGGCTGAGCGCGAACAGGGGATGACGCCGACGGAGGCGATCTATCAGGCGTGTCTGCTGCGGTTTCGGCCGATCATGATGACGACGATGGCGGCGTTGCTGGGCGGCCTGCCGCTGGCACTCGGTACCGGCACGGGAAGCGAGCTGCGACGGCCGTTGGGCATCACGATTGTGGGCGGACTGATTGTGTCGCAGGTGTTGACCTTGTTTACTACGCCGGTGGTTTATCTGTTCTTCGATCGAATTGCGCGCAGATACCGAAAGGCTCAGAAGGATGTCGAGTTGCATGCGATGTCGGCGGATTGA
- a CDS encoding pyridoxal phosphate-dependent decarboxylase family protein, with translation MSDDLFQLLSDTQHRLDAGFAHLPPNPTPPLGESASAILHQVADRLHDNYPYAHPLYAGQMLKPPHPIARAAYALAMSVNPNNHALDGGRASSAMEIEAVAAIAKMFQWPRHLGHLTSGGTFANLEALWVAGQLMPGKAIAASDQAHYTHSRISSVLGLPFVTIPSDIRGRMDLAALEQLLVAKNIGTVVVTLGTTAIGSVDPLDQILTLQKKYDFRIHVDAAYGGYFTLASNLSSETRAAFDAIPHADSIVIDPHKHGLQPYGCGSILFRDPTVGRFYKHDSPYTYFSSKDLHLGEISLECSRAGASAVALWATQQLLPYTPGGTFAQGLESGHAAALELHHRLTESTQFVTPTSQPQLDIIFWAASAPTPEASSALAQSIFDEAAKIDLHIALAKLPARFFPQDTWKDTSLKNNEINVTCLRSVLMKPEHLLWLDHLWQRLQAASDIVTGQYPNRTNVTSP, from the coding sequence ATGTCAGACGATCTCTTCCAACTCCTCAGCGACACACAGCACCGCCTCGACGCCGGTTTCGCCCACCTACCTCCAAACCCCACGCCCCCACTCGGCGAATCAGCCTCAGCGATTCTCCATCAGGTGGCAGACCGCCTGCACGACAACTACCCCTACGCCCACCCCCTCTACGCCGGTCAGATGCTCAAGCCGCCTCACCCTATCGCTCGCGCCGCCTACGCGCTTGCCATGTCGGTCAACCCGAACAATCACGCCCTCGACGGCGGTCGCGCCAGTTCTGCGATGGAGATCGAAGCCGTAGCCGCCATCGCAAAGATGTTTCAATGGCCTCGACACCTTGGCCATCTCACCAGCGGAGGAACCTTCGCAAACCTCGAAGCCCTCTGGGTAGCTGGCCAGCTCATGCCGGGCAAAGCAATCGCCGCCTCCGATCAGGCCCACTACACTCACAGCCGCATCTCGAGCGTCCTCGGCCTGCCCTTCGTCACCATCCCCTCCGACATCCGCGGTCGCATGGACCTCGCCGCTCTCGAGCAACTCCTTGTAGCTAAAAACATCGGCACCGTCGTCGTCACCTTAGGCACCACCGCCATCGGATCGGTTGACCCGCTCGACCAGATCCTGACCCTCCAGAAAAAGTACGACTTCCGCATCCACGTCGATGCAGCTTACGGCGGCTACTTCACCCTCGCCTCCAACCTCTCCTCCGAAACCCGCGCCGCCTTTGACGCCATACCCCACGCCGACTCCATCGTCATCGACCCCCACAAGCACGGCCTCCAGCCCTACGGCTGCGGCTCCATCCTCTTCCGCGACCCCACCGTCGGCCGCTTCTACAAACACGACTCCCCCTACACCTACTTCTCCTCAAAGGACCTCCATCTCGGAGAAATCTCCCTAGAGTGCTCCCGGGCAGGCGCCTCCGCCGTAGCTCTCTGGGCGACCCAGCAGCTTCTCCCCTACACCCCCGGCGGCACCTTCGCCCAAGGTCTCGAGTCCGGCCATGCTGCAGCGCTCGAGCTTCACCACCGCCTCACCGAAAGCACTCAATTCGTTACCCCAACGAGCCAGCCTCAACTCGACATCATCTTCTGGGCAGCGAGCGCTCCCACCCCCGAGGCTTCCTCGGCCCTGGCGCAGTCCATCTTTGACGAAGCAGCCAAAATCGACCTCCATATTGCTCTAGCCAAACTTCCGGCGCGGTTTTTTCCACAAGATACATGGAAAGATACCTCCCTCAAAAACAACGAAATAAATGTGACCTGTCTTCGATCTGTTCTAATGAAGCCGGAACATCTCCTTTGGTTAGACCACTTGTGGCAGCGCCTGCAGGCCGCATCTGACATAGTTACCGGTCAATACCCCAATAGAACCAACGTAACCTCACCGTAG
- the glgP gene encoding alpha-glucan family phosphorylase has product MTLPSALTPSSTPDLSARTIAYFSMEIALSPALPTYSGGLGMLAGDTLRSAADTAAPMVAISLVHRRGYFRQKLSDIGQQTEADVPWSPETTLPSANRIIALTLQSRQVLVRAWRFDVVGVTGHIIPVFLLDTDVEGNDPWDRRLTDHLYGGDTYYRLCQETVLGLGGVALLEALACRPKVYHMNEGHAALLAIGLLEDHLAGIPLKDATEADIEFVRQQCVFTTHTPVPAGHDQFGVDQMYQVLGHDRGAAIEQFGCLHNSLMNMTYIALRFSRFVNGVAMQHGKVSQQMFPGYKVYSITNGVHAATWLSPHFQELLDGEIPNWRTDNQYFRSVYGIDPARIAAAHNKGKLRLFSTIAKRTGHHFNPNVLTLGFARRVATYKRASLLLHDPKRLVEIAEKIGGLQILYAGKAHPADTAGKGLIRDVFASAAKLNSSALKIYYIENYDWELGALLTQGVDVWVNTPRRPYEASGTSGMKAALNGVPSLSILDGWWIEGCAENTTGWAIENGEDEAAEATSLYEKLEKSIAPMYANPGAWSRMQQHCIAINGSFFNTHRMLAQYFENSYFPPTPLSTVQTGYLEHRRSTDTVVAEAALV; this is encoded by the coding sequence ATGACTCTTCCCTCCGCTCTCACCCCTTCTTCGACGCCCGATCTCTCCGCCCGCACCATCGCCTATTTCTCCATGGAGATAGCTCTATCTCCCGCTCTACCCACCTACTCCGGTGGCCTCGGCATGCTCGCCGGCGATACCCTCCGCTCCGCAGCCGACACCGCCGCCCCCATGGTCGCAATTTCGCTCGTCCATCGCCGCGGATATTTCCGTCAGAAACTCTCCGACATAGGCCAGCAGACCGAAGCCGACGTTCCATGGTCCCCCGAGACCACCCTTCCCAGTGCCAACCGAATCATCGCCCTCACCCTGCAGAGCCGTCAGGTCCTCGTTCGCGCCTGGCGCTTCGACGTCGTAGGCGTTACCGGCCACATCATCCCCGTCTTTCTCCTCGACACCGACGTCGAAGGCAATGACCCCTGGGACCGTCGCCTCACCGACCACCTCTACGGCGGCGACACCTACTACCGCCTCTGTCAGGAGACCGTGCTCGGCCTCGGAGGCGTCGCTCTCTTAGAAGCGCTTGCTTGTCGACCCAAGGTCTATCACATGAACGAGGGCCACGCCGCCCTCCTGGCCATCGGCCTTCTCGAAGATCACCTCGCCGGCATCCCCCTCAAAGACGCAACCGAAGCAGATATCGAATTCGTCCGTCAGCAGTGCGTCTTCACCACCCACACTCCAGTCCCCGCCGGCCACGACCAGTTCGGCGTCGACCAGATGTACCAGGTTCTAGGTCACGACCGCGGCGCTGCCATCGAGCAGTTCGGCTGCCTTCACAACAGCCTCATGAACATGACCTACATCGCCCTGCGTTTCTCGCGCTTCGTCAACGGCGTCGCCATGCAGCACGGCAAGGTCTCCCAACAAATGTTCCCCGGCTACAAGGTCTATTCCATCACCAACGGCGTTCACGCCGCCACCTGGCTCTCCCCCCATTTTCAAGAGCTTCTCGATGGCGAGATCCCCAACTGGCGCACCGACAACCAATACTTCCGCTCGGTCTACGGCATCGACCCCGCCCGCATAGCCGCTGCTCACAACAAGGGCAAGCTTCGCCTCTTCAGCACCATCGCCAAGCGCACCGGTCATCACTTCAACCCTAACGTTCTCACCCTCGGTTTCGCCCGCCGCGTCGCCACCTACAAGCGCGCCAGCCTCCTCCTCCATGATCCCAAGCGTCTGGTCGAGATCGCGGAAAAGATCGGCGGTCTTCAAATTCTCTATGCCGGCAAGGCCCATCCCGCCGACACCGCCGGCAAAGGTCTCATCCGCGACGTCTTTGCCTCCGCAGCCAAACTCAACTCCTCGGCTCTCAAGATCTACTACATCGAAAACTATGACTGGGAGCTAGGCGCTCTCCTCACCCAGGGTGTCGATGTGTGGGTCAACACCCCCCGCCGCCCCTATGAGGCCTCCGGCACCTCGGGTATGAAGGCCGCCCTCAACGGTGTTCCTTCGCTCTCCATCCTCGATGGGTGGTGGATCGAAGGTTGTGCCGAAAATACCACTGGCTGGGCCATTGAAAACGGCGAAGACGAAGCAGCCGAAGCCACCAGCCTCTACGAAAAGCTCGAGAAGTCCATCGCCCCCATGTATGCGAACCCCGGTGCCTGGTCGCGTATGCAGCAGCACTGCATCGCCATCAATGGCAGCTTCTTCAACACTCATCGCATGCTGGCCCAGTACTTCGAAAACTCCTACTTCCCCCCCACGCCGCTATCCACAGTCCAGACCGGCTACCTTGAACATCGTCGCTCCACCGACACAGTCGTCGCCGAAGCCGCACTGGTCTAA